The Mastacembelus armatus chromosome 9, fMasArm1.2, whole genome shotgun sequence genome contains a region encoding:
- the ankrd13a gene encoding ankyrin repeat domain-containing protein 13A isoform X1 yields MSTANVSEDTRVKFPLHSAVWENDYRRLEQQITLSPNDIEAVDPRGRTPLHLAVSLGHLESVRVLLRHSAEVTKENANNWTVLQEAVSTGDPEMVQLVLQRRDYLKASTALGGVPELLSKIRESPDFYMEMKWEFTSWIPLLSRVCPSDVCRIWKSGASLRVDATLLGFENMTWVRGRRSYIFRGNDSYAELMEVNHDEEIVDTDRFNISREMEEVTLESMQPPEQEVAKRLTTPIVNTYLDTKDIAFERNKSGIWGWRTDKTEVVNGFEAKVFTVNNVNVVIRTRTEHLTDEEKARIKSERNILESLLGTVEQHISAQGDLTLEYATATNPTAITPEEYFDPNFDLGNRDIGRPIELSIRTQKFKGTLWMSEEHPLSLVEQVTPIIDLMARTSSHFARLRDFVTLKFPPGFPVKIEIPLFHVLNARITFGNVNKCSTEEEANTTPAATPTSPGDDDKAAAPLPFQVCPTVFEVPASYHQRGGSRHIPVSNNDEELLQYAIHQSLLESHRIPGQVRAIITQERTWDDTDGEFTDVIPNSQGDRSVPEGVLVDFRDTSSPASSVSAPSPDSDLRLAMELSARAQEEEDRMRRQEEEELERILQLSLTEK; encoded by the exons ATGTCCACGGCTAATGTTAGCGAAGACACCCGGGTGAAGTTTCCCCTGCACTCCGCCGTGTGGGAGAACGACTACAGGAGGCTGGAGCAACAAATAACGTTGTCACCG AATGACATCGAGGCTGTGGATCCCAGAGGTCGGACACCTCTGCACTTGGCTGTGTCGCTTGGGCATCTAGAGTCAGTGAGGGTCCTTCTGAGACACAGTGCTGAAGTGACTAAAGAAAATGCCAATAATTGGACAG TGTTGCAAGAGGCAGTCAGCACTGGAGACCCCGAGATGGTGCAGTTAGTGCTTCAACGCAGAGACTACCTCAAAGCCTCCACAGCTCTGGGAGGAGTGCCTGAGCTGCTGTCGAAGATTAGAGag TCTCCAGACTTCTACATGGAAATGAAGTGGGAATTTACGAGTTGGA TCCCCCTTCTGTCCCGAGTTTGTCCAAGTGATGTTTGTCGCATTTGGAAAAGTGGTGCCAGCCTGCGAGTGGATGCCACACTTCTTGGCTTTGAAAACATGACCTGGGTCAGAGGACGTAGAAGCTATATCTTCCGAGGAAatg ATTCTTATGCTGAACTGATGGAGGTTAACCACGATGAGGAAATTGTGGACACTGACCGCTTCAACATATCCCGAGAAATGGAGGAGGTCACACTAGAGTCAATGCAACCTCCTGAACAGGAAGTTGCCAAAAGGTTGACTACACCAATTGTCAACACCTATTTGGACACCAAGGATATTGCTTTTGAGAG GAACAAGTCTGGGATATGGGGCTGGAGAACTGACAAAACTGAAGTGGTCAATGGTTTTGAAGCCAAG GTTTTTACTGTGAACAATGTAAATGTGGTAATCAGGACAAGGACAGAGCATCTTACAGATGAAGAAAAAGCAAGGATAAAAA GTGAGAGGAACATCCTGGAATCTCTTCTGGGGACTGTGGAGCAGCACATAAGTGCACAAGgg GACCTTACTCTTGAGTATGCAACCGCTACCAATCCCACTGCCATCACTCCAGAAGAATATTTTGATCCCAACTTTGACCTTGGGAACAGAGACATCGGCCGACCCATTGAACTGAGCATCCGAACACAGAA ATTTAAAGGTACATTGTGGATGAGTGAGGAACATCCCCTGTCCCTGGTGGAACAGGTTACCCCTATTATTGACCTCATGGCCCGGACCAGTTCCCATTTTGCACGGTTGCGAGACTTTGTAACACTGAAGTTTCCTCCTGGATTTCCTGTTAAAATAG AGATTCCCCTGTTTCATGTGCTGAATGCCAGGATTACATTTGgcaatgtaaataaatgtagtacTGAAGAGGAAGCGAACACAACACCAGCAGCCACGCCAACATCCCCAGGAGACGATGACAAAGCTGCAG CACCTCTTCCCTTTCAGGTGTGCCCCACAGTGTTTGAGGTGCCTGCCAGTTACCACCAGCGAGGGGGCAGTCGCCACATACCAGTGTCCAACAACGATGAGGAGCTTTTGCAGTATGCCATCCATCAGAGTCTCCTGGAGTCTCACAGAATCCCTGGTCAGGTCAGAGCAATCATCACC CAGGAAAGGACCTGGGATGACACTGATGGAGAGTTCACTGATGTAATACCCAATAGCCAGGGTGACAG GAGTGTCCCAGAGGGGGTGCTAGTGGATTTTAGAGACACCTCCAGCCCTGCCAGCTCTGTCTCTGCCCCAAGTCCTGACTCAGACCTCCGCCTGGCCATGGAGCTCTCAGCACGAgctcaggaggaagaggacaggATGAGgaggcaggaggaagaggagctggagaggaTATTGCAGCTATCGCtcactgagaaataa
- the ankrd13a gene encoding ankyrin repeat domain-containing protein 13A isoform X2, which yields MSTANVSEDTRVKFPLHSAVWENDYRRLEQQITLSPNDIEAVDPRGRTPLHLAVSLGHLESVRVLLRHSAEVTKENANNWTVLQEAVSTGDPEMVQLVLQRRDYLKASTALGGVPELLSKIRESPDFYMEMKWEFTSWIPLLSRVCPSDVCRIWKSGASLRVDATLLGFENMTWVRGRRSYIFRGNDSYAELMEVNHDEEIVDTDRFNISREMEEVTLESMQPPEQEVAKRLTTPIVNTYLDTKDIAFERNKSGIWGWRTDKTEVVNGFEAKVFTVNNVNVVIRTRTEHLTDEEKARIKSERNILESLLGTVEQHISAQGDLTLEYATATNPTAITPEEYFDPNFDLGNRDIGRPIELSIRTQKFKGTLWMSEEHPLSLVEQVTPIIDLMARTSSHFARLRDFVTLKFPPGFPVKIEIPLFHVLNARITFGNVNKCSTEEEANTTPAATPTSPGDDDKAAAPLPFQVCPTVFEVPASYHQRGGSRHIPVSNNDEELLQYAIHQSLLESHRIPGQERTWDDTDGEFTDVIPNSQGDRSVPEGVLVDFRDTSSPASSVSAPSPDSDLRLAMELSARAQEEEDRMRRQEEEELERILQLSLTEK from the exons ATGTCCACGGCTAATGTTAGCGAAGACACCCGGGTGAAGTTTCCCCTGCACTCCGCCGTGTGGGAGAACGACTACAGGAGGCTGGAGCAACAAATAACGTTGTCACCG AATGACATCGAGGCTGTGGATCCCAGAGGTCGGACACCTCTGCACTTGGCTGTGTCGCTTGGGCATCTAGAGTCAGTGAGGGTCCTTCTGAGACACAGTGCTGAAGTGACTAAAGAAAATGCCAATAATTGGACAG TGTTGCAAGAGGCAGTCAGCACTGGAGACCCCGAGATGGTGCAGTTAGTGCTTCAACGCAGAGACTACCTCAAAGCCTCCACAGCTCTGGGAGGAGTGCCTGAGCTGCTGTCGAAGATTAGAGag TCTCCAGACTTCTACATGGAAATGAAGTGGGAATTTACGAGTTGGA TCCCCCTTCTGTCCCGAGTTTGTCCAAGTGATGTTTGTCGCATTTGGAAAAGTGGTGCCAGCCTGCGAGTGGATGCCACACTTCTTGGCTTTGAAAACATGACCTGGGTCAGAGGACGTAGAAGCTATATCTTCCGAGGAAatg ATTCTTATGCTGAACTGATGGAGGTTAACCACGATGAGGAAATTGTGGACACTGACCGCTTCAACATATCCCGAGAAATGGAGGAGGTCACACTAGAGTCAATGCAACCTCCTGAACAGGAAGTTGCCAAAAGGTTGACTACACCAATTGTCAACACCTATTTGGACACCAAGGATATTGCTTTTGAGAG GAACAAGTCTGGGATATGGGGCTGGAGAACTGACAAAACTGAAGTGGTCAATGGTTTTGAAGCCAAG GTTTTTACTGTGAACAATGTAAATGTGGTAATCAGGACAAGGACAGAGCATCTTACAGATGAAGAAAAAGCAAGGATAAAAA GTGAGAGGAACATCCTGGAATCTCTTCTGGGGACTGTGGAGCAGCACATAAGTGCACAAGgg GACCTTACTCTTGAGTATGCAACCGCTACCAATCCCACTGCCATCACTCCAGAAGAATATTTTGATCCCAACTTTGACCTTGGGAACAGAGACATCGGCCGACCCATTGAACTGAGCATCCGAACACAGAA ATTTAAAGGTACATTGTGGATGAGTGAGGAACATCCCCTGTCCCTGGTGGAACAGGTTACCCCTATTATTGACCTCATGGCCCGGACCAGTTCCCATTTTGCACGGTTGCGAGACTTTGTAACACTGAAGTTTCCTCCTGGATTTCCTGTTAAAATAG AGATTCCCCTGTTTCATGTGCTGAATGCCAGGATTACATTTGgcaatgtaaataaatgtagtacTGAAGAGGAAGCGAACACAACACCAGCAGCCACGCCAACATCCCCAGGAGACGATGACAAAGCTGCAG CACCTCTTCCCTTTCAGGTGTGCCCCACAGTGTTTGAGGTGCCTGCCAGTTACCACCAGCGAGGGGGCAGTCGCCACATACCAGTGTCCAACAACGATGAGGAGCTTTTGCAGTATGCCATCCATCAGAGTCTCCTGGAGTCTCACAGAATCCCTGGTCAG GAAAGGACCTGGGATGACACTGATGGAGAGTTCACTGATGTAATACCCAATAGCCAGGGTGACAG GAGTGTCCCAGAGGGGGTGCTAGTGGATTTTAGAGACACCTCCAGCCCTGCCAGCTCTGTCTCTGCCCCAAGTCCTGACTCAGACCTCCGCCTGGCCATGGAGCTCTCAGCACGAgctcaggaggaagaggacaggATGAGgaggcaggaggaagaggagctggagaggaTATTGCAGCTATCGCtcactgagaaataa
- the slc6a4b gene encoding solute carrier family 6 member 4b, with protein MPRQDSAAMAGSLTRHSSPNQGYSSNNVVPVPVITQTDSRDKWSKKMDFLLSVIGFAVDLGNVWRFPYICYQNGGGAFLIPYILMAIFGGVPLFYMELALGQFHRTGAISIWKHICPIFKGIGYAICIIALYVSFYYNTIIAWALFYFYSSFSSILPWTNCDNVWNTPDCTNYFGMDNVTWTNSSRSPAEEFYTRNVLEIHKSSGLRNVGGVRWQLMLCLFLIFTIVYFSLWKGVKTSGKVVWVTATLPYIVLFILLIRGATLPGAWRGVVFYLKPQWEKLLETSVWVDAAAQIFFSLGPGFGVLLALSSYNPFTNNCYRDAIVTSLVNCLTSFVSGFVIFTVLGYMAEMRKVEVEDVAKDKGPSLLFITYPEAIANMMGSTFFAIMFFVMMITLGLDSTFGGLEAIITAVLDEYPDHFSHRRELFVLGLVVVCFLGSLSTLTNGGAYVVKLLEEFGVGCSIIAVGFLEAIAVSWFYGIKRFSSDVQAMLGKAPGLFWKVCWVAISPAFLAYIIVSSLLKAPPLTLFDYKYPDWSITVGYIIGFSSFMWIPIYMVYKLVWTPGSLKQRLAVCLRPERTIPDIHADSLNMATVPQETKHLNV; from the exons ATGCCCCGACAGGACTCAGCAGCCATGGCCGGCAGTCTGACCCGTCACAGCTCCCCAAACCAGGGCTACAGCTCCAACAACGTTGTCCCGGTGCCGGTCATTACGCAGACGGACTCCAGGGACAAATGGAGCAAAAAGATGGATTTTCTCTTGTCTGTCATTGGCTTTGCTGTGGACCTGGGAAATGTTTGGAGATTTCCGTATATATGTTATCAAAACGGTGGCG GTGCTTTCCTTATTCCCTACATTTTGATGGCCATCTTTGGTGGCGTGCCGCTCTTTTACATGGAGCTGGCACTGGGACAGTTCCACAGAACTGGAGCCATATCCATATGGAAACACATCTGTCCCATTTTCAAAG gTATAGGATACGCCATTTGTATCATCGCTCTGTATGTGTCCTTCTACTACAACACTATCATTGCCTGGGCCCTCTTCTACTTCTACTCCTCCTTCTCCAGCATCTTGCCCTGGACGAACTGTGACAATGTGTGGAATACCCCCGACTGCACCAACTATTTTGGCATGGACAACGTCACCTGGACCAATTCCTCCAGGTCTCCAGCAGAGGAATTTTACAC GAGGAATGTTCTCGAGATCCACAAGTCATCAGGACTGAGAAACGTTGGGGGTGTTCGTTGGCAGTTGATGCTCtgcctttttctcattttcactaTAGTATATTTCAGCCTCTGGAAAGGCGTAAAGACTTCAGGAAAG GTAGTGTGGGTGACGGCCACCTTACCCTACATTGTGCTTTTCATCCTGCTAATCCGAGGTGCCACTCTGCCCGGAGCCTGGAGAGGTGTGGTGTTCTACCTAAAGCCCCAGTGGGAGAAGCTGCTGGAGACCAGT GTGTGGGTGGATGCTGCTGCCCAGATCTTCTTCTCTCTGGGGCCGGGGTTCGGGGTCCTCCTGGCTCTATCCAGCTACAACCCTTTCACAAATAACTGCTATCG TGACGCAATTGTGACAAGTTTGGTGAACTGTCTGACCAGCTTCGTGTCTGGGTTTGTAATCTTCACGGTACTGGGCTACATGGCAGAGATGAGGAAGGTGGAGGTTGAGGATGTGGCCAAGGATAAAG GACCAAGTTTGCTCTTCATCACATACCCAGAGGCCATTGCAAACATGATGGGCTCAACCTTTTTCGCGATCATGTTTTTTGTGATGATGATAACGCTGGGACTGGACAGCACG tttggtGGGCTGGAGGCGATCATCACTGCTGTGTTGGATGAATACCCAGATCATTTCTCTCACAGACGGGAGCTTTTTGTTCTGGGCTTGGTAGTCGTTTGCTTTTTGGGCTCTCTAAGCACCCTTACAAAT GGTGGTGCCTATGTGGTGAAGCTGCTGGAGGAATTTGGAGTTGGATGCTCCATTATTGCTGTGGGTTTCCTTGAGGCCATTGCAGTTTCCTGGTtctatg GCATCAAAAGATTTAGCAGTGATGTCCAGGCCATGCTGGGCAAAGCTCCAGGTTTATTCTGGAAGGTGTGCTGGGTTGCCATCAGTCCAGCATTTCTGGCA TATATCATAGTGAGCTCGCTGCTGAAAGCACCACCCCTCACGTTGTTTGACTATAAGTACCCGGACTGGAGCATCACAGTGGGATACATTATTGGCTTCTCATCCTTCATGTGGATCCCTATCTACATGGTGTACAAGCTGGTGTGGACCCCTGGTTCTCTCAAACAG agGCTGGCGGTGTGTCTGAGGCCAGAGCGGACCATACCAGACATCCACGCTGACAGCCTCAACATGGCTACTGTgccacaggaaacaaaacatctCAATGTATGA